In the genome of Arachis stenosperma cultivar V10309 chromosome 6, arast.V10309.gnm1.PFL2, whole genome shotgun sequence, the window ttctgatgggatccggtgcatttgagctggtatgatcgcacctattatagttcgcaagacaattttcttaaccatgcggcgcgagagagcataacattatccgcgaagccttgcgggtactgtaggtgcatgccgaggatgaggccattgcggctcgcccttaggtgtcctactcgggatagcgtcatttagagaatgagagtcggcacgacgtaaaaaaaaaaaaggtgcaacacgaggactttcaaggaggtcacccatcctagaACTACTCTCacccaagcacgcttaactgcggagttctgatgggatccggtgcattagtgctggtatgatcgcacctattatagttcgcacacacaattttcttaaccatgtgGCGCGAGAGAGCATAACACTATCGGTGAAGCCTTGCAggtactgtaggtgcctgccgaggatgaggccattgcggctcgcccttaggtgtcctactcgggatagcgtcatttaaagaatgagggtcggcacgacgtaaaaaaaaaggtgcaacacgaggacttcccatgaggtcacccatcctagtactactctcgcccaagcacgcttaactatggagttctgatgggatccggtgcattagtgctggtatgatcgcacctattatagttcgcacacacaattttcttaaccatgcggcgcgagagagcatagcactatccgcgaagccttgcgggtactgtaggtgccagccgaggatgaggccattgcggctcgcccttaggtgtcttactcgggatagcgtcatttagagaatgagggtcggcacgacgtaaaaaataaaaaaagaggtgcaacacgaggactttccaggaggtcacccatcctagtactactctcgcccaagcacgcttaactacggagttctgatgggatccggtgcattagtgctggtatgatcgcacctattatagttcgcacacacaattttcttaaccatgcggcgcgagagagCATAACACTATCGGCGAAGCCTTGCAggtactgtaggtgcctgccgaggatgaggccattgcggctcgcccttaggtgtcctattcgggatagcgtcatttagagaatgagggtcggcacgacataaaaaataaaaaaagaggtgcaacacgaggactttccaggaggtcacccatcctagtactactctcgcccaagcacgcttaactacggagttctgatgggatccggtgcattagtgctggtatgatcgcacatattatagttcgcacacacaattttcttaaccattcggcgcgagagagcatagcactatccgcgaagccttgcgggtactgtaggtgccagccgaggatgaggccattgcggctcgcccttaggtgtcttactcgggatagcgtcatttagagaatgagggtcggcacgacgtaaaaaaaaaagaggtgcaacacgaggactttcgaggaggtcacccatcctagtactactctcgcccaagcacgcttaactacggagttctgatgggatccggtgcattagtgctggtatgatcgcacctattatagttcgcacacacaattttcttaaccatgcggcgcgagagagcataacactatccgcgaagtcttgcgggtactgtaggtgcatgccgaggatgaggccattgcggctcgcccttaggtgtcctactcgggatagcgtcatttagagaatgacggtcggcacgacgtaaaaaaaaaaaaagaggtgcaacacaaggacttcccaggaggtcacccatcctagtactactcacgcccaagcacgcttaactgcggagttctgatgggatccggtgcattagtgctggtgtgatcgcacctattatagttcgcaaacacaattttcttaaccatgcggcgcgagagagcataacactatccgcgaagccttgcgggtactgtaggtgccagccgaggatgaggccattgcggctcgcccttaggtggcctactcgggatagcgtcatttagagaatgagggtcggcacgacgtaaaaaaaaaaaaaagaggtgcaacacgaggacatcccaggaggtcacccatcctagtactactctcgcccaagcacgcttaactgtgaagttctgatgggatccggtggattagtgctggtatgatcgtACCTAGTATAGAttgcacacacaattttcttaaccatgcggcgtgagagagcataacactatccgcgaagccttgcAGGTACCGTAGGTGCTAGCCGAGGATTAGGCCATTGCTGCTCGCCCTTAGGTGGCCTACTCGGGATTgcgtcatttagagaatgagggtcggcacgacgtaaaaaaaaaaaagagatgcaacacgaggacttcccaagaggtcacccatcctagtactactctcgcccaagcacgcttaactgtggagttctgatgggatccagtgcattagtgctggtatgatcgcacctattatagttcgcacacacaattttcttaaccatgctgtgcgagagagcataacactatccgcgaagccttgcgggtactgtaggtgccagccgaggatgaggccattgtgactcgcccttaggtggcctactcgggatagcgtcatttagagaatgagggtcggcatgatgtaaaaaaaaaaggtgcaacacgaggacttcccaggaggtcagccatcctagtactactctcgcccaagcacgcttaagtgcggagttctgatgggatccggtgcattagtgctggtatgatcgcacctattatagtttgcaaacacaattttcttaaccatgcggtgcgagagagcataacactatccgcgaagccttgcgggtactgtaggtgccagccgaggatgaggccattgcggctcgcccttacgtggcctactcgggatagcgtcatttagagaatgagggtcggcacgacgtaaaaaaaaaaaagaggtgcaacacgaggacatcccaggaggtcacccatcctagtactactctcgcccaTGCACGCTTAACTGTGaagttctgatgggatccggtggATTAGTGCTAGTATGATCGCACCTAGTATAGTTTGCACACataattttcttaaccatgcggcgtaagagagcataacactatccgcgaagccttgcgggtaccGTAGGTGCCagccgaggatgaggccattgctGCTCGCCCTTAGTTGGCCTACTCGGGATTgcgtcatttagagaatgagggtcggcacggcgtaaaaaaaaaaaaagaggtgcaacacgaggacttcccaagaggtcacccatcctagtactactctcgcccaagcacgcttaactgtggagttctgatgggatccagtgcattagtgctggtatgatcgcacctattatagttcgcacacacaattttcttaagtATGCTGCGCGAGAGAgcataacactatccgcgaaaccttgcgggtactgtaggtgccagccgaggatgaggccattgccactcgcccttaggtggcctactcgggatagcgtcatttagagaatgagggtcggcacgacgtaaaaaaaaaaaggtacaacacgaggacttcccaggaggtcagccatcctagtactactctcgcccaagcacgcttaactaCGGAGTTCTGACGGGATCCGGTggattagtgctggtatgatcgcacctattatagtttgcacacacaattttcttaaccatgcggcgcgagagagcataacactatccgcgaagccttgcgggtactgtaggggcatgccgaggatgaggccattgcggctcgcccttaggtgtcctactcgggatagtgtcatttagagaatgagggtcggcacgacgtaaaaaaaaaaaaaaaagaggtgcaacacgaggactttTAAGGAGGTCAACCATCCTAGAACTACTCTCacccaagcacgcttaactgcggagttctgatgggatccggtgcattagtgctggtatgatcgcacctattatagttcgcacacacaaATTTCTTAACCATGTGGCGCGAGAGAGCATAACACTATCGGCGAAGCCTTGCAggtactgtaggtgcctgccgaggatgaggccattgcggctcgcccttaggtgtcctattcgggatagcgtcatttagagaatgagggtcggcacgacgtaaaaaaaaaaaaaggtgcaacacgaggacttcccatgaggtcacccatcctagtagtactctcgcccaagcacgcttaactacggagttctgatgggatccggtgcattagtaTTGGTATGATtgcacctattatagttcgcacacacaattttcttaaccatgcggctCGAGAGAGCATAACACTATCTGCGAAAccttgcgggtactgtaggtgcatgccgaggatgaggccattgcggctcgcccttaggtgtgctactcgggatagcgtcatttagagaatgagggtcggcacgacgtaaaaaaaaaaaaaaaaagaggtgcaacacaaggacttcccaggaggtcacccatcctagtactactcacgcccaagcacgcttaactgcggagttctgatggAATCCGGTGCATTAatgctggtatgatcgcacctattatagtttgcacacacaattttcttaaccatgcggcgcgagagagcataacactatccgcgaagccttgcgggtactgtaggtgtatgccgaggatgaggccattgcggcttGCCCTTAGGTGTCttactcgggatagcgtcatttagagaatgagggtcagcacgacgtaaaaaaaaaaaaaaaaaaagaggtgcaacacgaggactttccaggaggtcacccatcctagtactactctcgcccaagcacgcttaactacggagttctgatgggatccggtgcattagtgctggtatgatcgcacctattatagttcgcacacacaattttcttaaccatgcgaCGCAATAGAGAAAAATactatccgcgaagccttgcgggtactgtaggtgAATGCCGCGGATaggccattgcggctcgcccttaggtgtcctactcgggatagcgtcatttagagaatgagggtcggcacgacgtaaaaaaaaagaggggCAACACAAGGACTTCCCtggaggtcacccatcctagtactactaacgcccaagcacgcttaactgcggagttctgatgggatccggtgcattagtgctggtatgatcgcacctattatagttcgcaaacacaattttcttaaccatgcggcgcgagagagcataacactatccgcgaagACTTGCAggtactgtaggtgcctgccgaggatgaggccattgctGCTCGCCCTTAGGTATCCTACTCGGGATAAcgtcatttagagaatgagagtcggcacgacgtaaaaaaaaaaaaagaggtgcaacacgaggacttcccaggaggtcacccatcctagtactactctcgcccaagcacgcttaactgcggagttctgatgggattcggtgcattagtgctggtatgatcgcacctattatagttcgcacacacaattttcttaaccttAGGGCACGAGAGAgcataacactatccgcgaaACCTTGCGGGTACTATAGgtgcctgccgaagatgaggccattgcggctcgcccttaggtgtcttactcgggatagcgtcatttagagaatgagggtcagcacgacgtaaaaaaaaagaggtgcaacacgaaGACTTTCCAGGAGGTCACCtatcctagtactactctcgtccaagcacgcttaactgcggaGTTTTGATGGTATCCGGTggattagtgctggtatgatcgcacctattaaagtttgcacacacaattttcttaaccatgcggcgcgaggggcataacactatccgcgaagccttgcgggtactgtaggtgcatgccgaggatgaggccattgcggctcgcccttaggtgtcctactcgggatagtgtcatttagagaatgagggacggcacgacgtaaaaaaaaaaaaaaaaaaaaagagaggtgcaacacgaggactttcaaggaggtcacccatcctagaACTACTCTCacccaagcacgcttaactgcggagttctgatgggatccggtgcattagtgctggtatgatcgcacctattatagttcgcacacacaattttcttaaccatgtgGTGCGAGAGAGCATAACACTATCGGCGAAGCCTTGCAggtactgtaggtgcctgccgaggatgaggccattgcggctcgcccttaggtgtcctactcgggatagcgtcatttagagaatgagggtcggcacgacgtaaaaaaaaaggtgcaacacgaggacttcccatgaggtcacccatcctagaactactctcgcccaagcacgcttaactacggagttctgatgggatccggtgcattagtgctggtatgatcgcacctattatagttcgcacacacaattttcttaaccatgcgcctcgagagagcataacactatccgcgaagccttgcgggtactgtaggtgcatgccgaggatgaggccattgcggctcgcccttaggtgtcctactcgggatagcgtcatttagagaatgagggtcggcacgacgtaaaaaaaaaaaaaaagaaaaaaggtgcaacacgaggactaCCCAAGATGTCACCCATCCTAGCACTACTCTCGCCCGAGCACGCTTAACTacggagttctgatgggatccggtgcattagtgctggtatgatcgcacctattatagttcgcaacacaattttcttaaccatgcggcgcgagagagcataacactatccgcgaagccttgcgggtactgtaggtgcaTGCCGAGaatgaggccattgcggctcgcccttaggtgtcctactcgggatagcgtcatttagagaatgagggtcggcacgacgtaaaaaaaaataaagaggtgcaacacgagaacttcccaggaggtcacccatcTTAGTACTACTCTagcccaagcacgcttaactgtggacttctgatgggatccggtggattagtgctggtatgatcgcacctagtatagttcgcacacacaattttcttaaccatgcggcgcgagagagCATAACACTATCCACGAAGCCTTGCGGGTATGATGTGcagaaaacgatccgacacaaaactcaccggcaagtgcaccgggtcgcatcaagtaataaaaactcacgggagtgaggtcgatcccacagggattgaaggattgagcaatttcggtttagtggttgatttagtcaagcgaataaAGATTTGGTtgtgtgatttgtgatttgcagaaattaaattgcattaaaagtaaagggaatgtgtaaattgcatgaaattaaagagggcaagaaattaaagtgctgaatcttaaagaacaagaaattaaatggctaaaacttagaatgcaagaaatgtagattgcggaatcttaaagtgcaaggaatgtAAACGGCTGGAattgtaaaggggattggggaTTGGATTTGCTgaatttaaacaaggaaaattaaattgcatcaaacagaagagtaaaagagGGTTTGGGTTGAATCGGATCTGAAGCAAAACAAGTAAATGAACatgaaaagcaaaaacagaatgtaAACTTTGGAATTAGATCTccggacccagagactagaaaaccaagtctagatctcaatgccttcctagatctaacaagaacaattgcaagggaaatgtaaattgcaaagaaagtagatgaagagcaattaaccgtaactgaaattcaattaagcagtaaataaacagagagatccaaggatgagattgaaacagaatttcttcaattctccaacccaagatccaagacaattgtaattgaaattgaaagcaataaaactaagaggaagagaaatggattctccttccccgagactaagaaattaaagatcactcAATACCAAAGGCTCTCCGAAAACTATTCTAAAAACTAAAAGGGAAAGCTCCCTAtgagaactaaaaagaaaagctcccgaataacttgaattctatcctatttatacactttcttcaaatgatcttcaagccttgagttgggcctttgctcttggtggaattgggttgagagaggccttggttgattgctcttggagtttggagaggaaccaaagtgaaccaagtgaaccgggtttgaatgttgcaaaagtttgagtaaaagtttgaggcaaacttttactccaacttttcatatcagcctCCATGtttttgctgataccaacgttggtgcaaaagttaggggtctaacttttgctccaacgttggccttcCTTAGTGCacttatggcgccaacgttagcccaaaagttagaggctaacgttggcgcaaacttttggtggccagggagtgattttcatgcgccaacgttagcccaaaagttaggggctaacgttggggcaaacttttcacccaaaagtttgtgcaaaagtttgaggctaacttttggtccagcttttttcttcctggttcattttcacttattccaaaagtttgagctaaagtttgaggcaaacttttgctcaaactttttgtcctctcttcctcctagccattccttcttgcttcaacctttctccaagccttcttcacctatcattaatcaaccaaacacatcaaagctatgctcaaaatcatgagatattcattctttcacaatatgtaacaaatatagcataaaacctcatgaaattgcattaattcatctatggttgattcaatcaaaggaagcatgaaaatctgcccaaattggcttgcttagacctcaagaaagtgcataattcaagtgaaaacaaaagaaaaagactagtgaaactaggctaagatgacttgtcatcacaacaccaaacttaaagcttgcttgtccccaagcaagaaatgaattattaagaagaaagaatgaaatggaagaggatgttcatgctagcagagTATTATTGGTAATTCATGGGGTTTTGTGTGGATATGCAAAcactcacttcttattgactcttaggcctagaaagtctccttcaagcttcaagtaccatactgctatgacctctcattattcctttatccttggctattactttgttcaaaagctttatttgagtgtcatgtgtagcaagttcattttcttttctgtatacttgacacattattcaccatggacACTTGGCTTACATTCCTTCTtaaaacattgatgcccagcacctctttgggttactaaatgccttgtagttaggttgctcttgatagtggactttcagctgatgattccggattagttaatccaagtcaccaagtgttgatgcactccaaagagcttactaatccaagcagatcctagtacaaagacaccacaggcatatattttaaggttcaagctattggtgtccaactttgtttctttttgtttcctttttttttttctgccactttttggctatctcttttctttctttctttttgttttttttttctttctaaccaaggaatttttttttatttaattgagattcatagacagtagGCCACTCTATTCTTAGAAGGAGATATCCTAGCtctttattcactaaaagtgagctattatacaatcacacacataccaccacttactttTATTATACTTCTATCTGACAGAGACTATCTTACTTcacattcaaacatttcttttattgaattaaagatgcagggggcaaaacatgcttttagtcaagtggaagtaaacacacaagcacatacttaaactagcttacttattttaagataaacaaacataatgcaaagactattaattaaaataactaCTTAAAGATGCAAAGACACTTCAAACAGATAgaatgcatgctttttctttgtagTGATGAATAAAGAGCAATTCCACCTTTCATTTgtcatgctttttctttcttctttcatatACTTGGTTGCTGGTGTTCCCTGTGTCCATGTTTGTTGTCTGTTGACCCCGCCAGAACCCAGCTTTATTCATCGCCTCCTCTACTCTATCTTCAAGGCTCATAGCTTTGTTTACTTCTACCtcacttttctttttgaagAACTCATCAAAAATTGGGAATGCCGGATCCATGTTGTGCAGATGTTCTCCAATATAGTTCAGTTTGATTTGACTATTAATGTTGTAATCGGCTTGGACTTCATATCTTGCATCTTGGAGGGTTGTAAACTCATTGAGAGCCCTCATAGTTTCGGCTTGCATTTGTGCCAACTTCCCAAATGCTTCGTGAGATTGAAAGGCATGCTCTTCTTGCATCACAAGGAATTTTGACTCAAACTCACTTTGTTGGTTCATCATTTTCCGCTGCCATTCTTCTTGCTCTTGTTGATGTTTCATGTATTGTGAATGGTACTCCTCTTGCCTTTCTTGAATTCTCATGTACTGTTGTGATAATCTTCCAATTGCTTCTTGCATTTGAGTCATATCCATATTGCCATGTGGGAAAAAATGCGGCTGTTCCTCCTTCTCTTGTGGCTTTTCTTCTATGTGTAGCTCATCTTCTTCCATTGGTTCTTCTCTTTGCCTTCTTCCATGTGGCCTTCGGCCTTGATGTGCTTCGGGAGCCATTGTCATTCTTTCAATGGTTATGGGCATGCCTTGGCTTAACCACATTGGATTCTCATCTTCCATTGGCACTTTAGCCTTTGCACACAACCTCCAAATGGTACTTGGGTAGTATAGCCAAGACCCGGCCGAATTCTTCTCAGCAAGCCTTTGAATATCTTTTGCAAGGATTTCATGAACTCTTATCTCTCCTCCCACAATGATGCAATGCAGCATCACAGCTCTTTCCCTGTTAACTTCTGAGGTGTTCACTGTGCTCAGAATTGATCTTTTCATCAACTCATACCATCCTTTTGCTTCCGGGGTGagtgacgattggatttttgacggtttagaattttacaaatgaaatctcgtcgaagtatagtctctaaaccaacaataatcctctcatacaaaaatttgtttgtcacaagtacaaacccctaaaatctataaaccgaagtatttaaacctcgggtcgttctccctaggatttacaataaagtgtcttgttattggttgtgagttattttggggatTTTGAGATTATAGCCAAGAATTAtaaaatggcaaaggaaataaactaacaactaacaaagctcttggcaaggtatgagaactagaagtcctatcctagttatcctcttcaattgtgataacaaattgtccattgctcccacttagttaacctctaactatggaggaaagtcaagtggatgaatcaatttgattcctcaagtcctaatcaactcctaaaggaatgactagctttagaggcattcaaatcaattagcaatctctaattatcaatcaacaaaggaattagataactcaagagtcactaattactctacctaggccaagagaaacaaaacctacactaaaatccaaccaagcctttcatcaaacacttggaaggcacaaaagaaaagcaaagcaaattgacaacaagaatagaatctaacaacatttattgaaaggaattaacaacaacaatcaaaagaaacacatttattatgaattaccttttattgaattggaataaagtagaaggaacaatactagatctacaacaaaatataagaacaacataaaggaaattgcaataaaagaatggaagaagaatgaatgtaacaacaaggaattgagaagatagaagtaggagaagatgaatctaaatctaaatctaagaactaaccctaatcctaatcctaattctagagagaagtgagagcttctctctctaaactcTAGAAACTAAAACTATCTAACTAATTATCTCcaattagtctatggatgtgaatgtgttaATGTGTTAATGTGTTAATGTGTTAATGTgttgtcaatccccttcaatccttggcccttatatgcattttggcgccaaagttggttgctgaaaccttcccaaaatcgccaggcacgtgttgcattagtgaggtcatgtgctatcatcggcgcgtgcgcgcatggtacgcgtgcgcgtccttggcctgtttcgcaatgtgcgcgcgagcgccttgtgcgcgtgcgcgtgcatggctgactttgcttctttgactttttatgcttctctccatttgtatgcttccttccttgcttcctttgatccatgcctagcctatttcatcctgagattactaacaaacatatcaaggcatcttatggaatcaaagaggaaatagaattcatcaaaataagggttaaaaagcatgtttttacacttaagcacaaatacgggagagataacaaaatcaTACTAATTCCTAGgttaaatgtgacaaaaggctatcaagatgctctaaattcaatacaagacaaaccgtcaaattggggtttgtcaacctccccacacttaagccttagcatgtcctcatgctaaaataagaaggaactaagggtcaTGACatttgaatgcaactaaactacatgaatcctatctaaatgcaactatctaaagcaATTGGAAGTGCTTAagtcaaacaaatcaattcccaagagagcacgtttaagcacaagagctaggcaataggaattaagtccaaaccacaattgtattgaattatcaaaaagagttcaaacttgcaagaatatagataatatgggtgaatacatgtgattgaacttttgaaccctcaccggatatgtatccgctctattcactcaagtgtttaagggttaattcactcaattctcttctaatcatgttttccaaaaattgattttcttctaacaatcaacacttattcaatgcatgcatacattcatcatgaggtctttcatttaggttgtaatggggttagggtcaaggtagggtcatttatggttaagtggactaggattgaatctttgattaacataGACTTTCTCACctaactatataatgacctatacaagttcaaactactctaactacccattcttcactttttcacatactcatgtattcctttttttttttaatttcacaacacctatgcattgattccttttcattgacttcactttggggcattttgtcccttctttattgtgttattat includes:
- the LOC130934006 gene encoding uncharacterized protein LOC130934006 codes for the protein MKRSILSTVNTSEVNRERAVMLHCIIVGGEIRVHEILAKDIQRLAEKNSAGSWLYYPSTIWRLCAKAKVPMEDENPMWLSQGMPITIERMTMAPEAHQGRRPHGRRQREEPMEEDELHIEEKPQEKEEQPHFFPHGNMDMTQMQEAIGRLSQQYMRIQERQEEYHSQYMKHQQEQEEWQRKMMNQQSEFESKFLVMQEEHAFQSHEAFGKLAQMQAETMRALNEFTTLQDARYEVQADYNINSQIKLNYIGEHLHNMDPAFPIFDEFFKKKSEVEVNKAMSLEDRVEEAMNKAGFWRGQQTTNMDTGNTSNQVYERRKKKHDK